The Osmerus eperlanus chromosome 12, fOsmEpe2.1, whole genome shotgun sequence genome has a segment encoding these proteins:
- the heatr1 gene encoding HEAT repeat-containing protein 1, which translates to MTSLAHQLKRLSLPQNDANLFSHKEVASLLFDPKDAASMDRSTFHALGCTGLEELLGIEQAFTEFQDTLFSQASMGLERSVQSKEINEKLDEGISLFLARLSPYFLLKPAQKCLEWLVHRFHIHLYNVDSLLACVLPYHETKVFVRVVQLLKIKDPTNRWNWLEVLQKPGVPLARGTLITHCYKDLGFMDFVCTLVTKSIKAYSGFTGNCAQLRVIFSFYASTIITALEAVEKVSDTIISKLLPYVQKGLKSSLTDYKAATYMIVCQLAVKVVMDAQLVNTLALQVSRSLVREPLLPSEGLGCLVVLLQNQRDKAIGPKAFHQLCSMPSLVPTLQTMAATHDVSPLLSYLLPHLVHSLVTCTTVPDEMETEEPSPSSVHHSLFEAMLKEVPLSKGFDNTVAKLLLEEYLSQSQLSAEDITILNQRLLPFIRLFESKYAGALDVVLESHVSGISTQEKNLFHQFISLTMSSGKFQILGDSDTSLLLSLKHPLPSVRTTAVDYLTTVLTSGQFLQQGGFDQVFLSMALLDRMKDDVPEVVSAALKALEAYKDRMDPDETVSSLLSLLQRKDSAAGNWCPVLLEAVRVLDDPRLWERTPGLGLRASWGLIPYLVVTSSIPDSPEILLASYVAHSSLLAQHPLTQGWSQVLKEVMKSSSQSDIIVQANQHLISTLTKNLATMDHIPKRNALERMAECVLQQRQSGSSRRETTAFLVLTQALLLGMGDLGGTQHLHTAQQVYNLLEPSLLELTQQAQDQAAQDQGDTVFSFSEGLRDYLQSVTGRREYSLLLVSLLRGLISCLKSHDTSFKGEVWWNPENLDTNTCCYLHLLCRFFSVIVTGAAQGPMTASFRGLMKLLVQVHLSDPLELFKFLSLLWGYNTNHGDQLDVRVSAILQTQSLYVGGALLAPQPGTTRAQLASASSPVALSLLACLSSPVREVRRASIAALQSLSEGAGSPFEPIMARLLKNTEEIIADPSHVSQALGLLWGECVAQPGKAQHKSVLASMEQLLKGLQAPNCPSYTSTTLLRTLEQVNGEAVLSGLLPILERLLEQSGPDPPILLRGEAQLMQLTLGKYNEASAPLLVRDQAALDVFIRALGTTAQPHPDIPSFQIIALEQITKPFFSALEDSKVQQRLLGVMFDLLVESRSPVCSNTISSVFKGIAVDGELVANELVPAEKPKVTVSVQQTRRSQMLQRRVQDSGQVPAEEGTVSWARATLILELLQHKKKLKRPQMLVPALFTLLSRCLETSATEQGNMEYSKQLLLSCLLNICQKLSPDGGPVSPDVLDEDKFNVELVVQCVRVSDMPQTHHHALLLLGTVAGIFPEKVLHNIMPIFTFMGANIMRLDDAYSFQVINKTVQTVIPALIKSHEEGEGRSSGHMEAVVAKIMHVFTDALPHVPEHRRLPILSQLVTTLGPGRFLWVLMLLMFKQHATQTAVTTTTEKDAVLERDVEFWISVCCEFEVSEQLTSLIRVLQYLMLLPRDKEDAPVKRATLRRGGAKKKEEEEKAEELIFSVETHSSKDLRHFKFLSVSFMAQLLASGSFVGKVADHGDIMEDSLQKLQQSLLEEILLYIHTVARCVEENADKPTAKFWRALLNKAYDVLDKVNALLPTDTFITVMRGLMGNQLASVRRKAMELLNNKLQHRTQWQEEQVAVLLELTGDLLSIVGKGRGKEGEQQEEEEQAINRQTALYSLKLLCRSFGADHQEAFVPVLIRAVEILTSPEEEKNVMGSALLCVAEVASTLKALAIPQLPRLMPAVLQILAERKEVLSNEIYLLSAVTALQRVAETLPHFISPYLQDTVLQVCRLTRVAEKAGTSPQLSLRLASLRTTLATKVPPRVLLPTITKCYSKMMESKHSHLGPLMGILKEHIVQMEKDQLNSHQTELTSFFLIALDFRAQHGQGDLEKTQEIEGCVIDCLLAMVMKLSEVTFRPLFFKLFDWSKTDSSAKDRLLTFYRLSDRIADRLKGLFVLFAGHLVKPFCDLLRQTNVSKTDEALFDSKDGVEKCSLLLQYLLDCLHKIFLYDTQHFVSKERAEALMTPLVDQLENTLGGEQLHQTRVTKHLVPCVAQFSVAMGDDTQWKALNYQILLKTRHSSSEVRFSALLMLLELAGKLRENYMVLLPETIPFLAELMEDECEEVEHQVQKVIQEMESILGEPLQSYF; encoded by the exons ATGACATCGCTTGCCCATCAGCTGAAGCGGCTATCATTGCCTCAGAATGACGCCAACCTGTTCAGTCATAAGGAGGTTGCCTCCTTACTCTTTGATCCTAAAGATGCTGCCAGTATGGACAGGAGCACCTTCCATGCTCTTG GTTGCACTGGACTGGAGGAGCTTCTAGGTATTGAGCAAGCATTCACAGAGTTTCAGGACACCCTCTTTAGCCAGGCTTCCATGGGTCTGGAGCGAAGTGTCCAGTCCAAAGAGATCAATGAGAAACTGGACGAAGGCATATCCCTCTTCCTAGCTCGCCTTTCTCCATACTTTCTTCTCAAGCCGGCTCAGAAGTGCTTGGAATGGCTTGTGCACAG GTTTCACATCCACCTGTACAATGTCGACAGCCTGCTGGCCTGTGTCTTGCCCTACCACGAGACCAAGGTGTTTGTCCGAGTTGTTCAACTCTTAAAGATCAAGGACCCCACTAACCGCTGGAACTGGCTGGAAGTGCTACAG AAACCAGGTGTACCATTGGCCAGAGGAACCCTGATCACTCACTGTTACAAAGACTTGGGCTTCATGGATTTCGTCTGCACACTGGTCACCAAGTCAATCAAG GCTTATTCTGGATTCACTGGCAACTGTGCCCAGCTCAGAGTGATCTTCTCCTTCTATGCCTCCACCATCATAACAGCTCTGGAGGCGGTGGAGAAGGTCTCAGACACCATCATATCCAAGCTGCTGCCCTACGTTCAGAAG ggTCTGAAGTCCTCTCTCACCGACTACAAGGCTGCCACCTACATGATTGTGTGCCAGCTGGCTGTGAAGGTGGTGATGGACGCTCAGCTGGTGAACACCCTGGCCCTGCAAGTCAgcaggtccctggttcgagagcCCCTGCTGCCCTCCGAGGGCCTGGGCTGCCTCGTCGTCCTGCTGCAGAACCAGAGGGACAAGGCCATCGGACCCAA AGCTTTTCACCAGCTGTGCTCCATGCCCTCGCTGGTGCCCACTCTGCAGACCATGGCAGCCACTCATGACGTCAGTCCCCTTCTGAGCTACCTGCTGCCCCACCTGGTCCACTCTCTGGTCACCTGCACCACAG TCCCAgatgagatggagacagaggaacCCTCTCCAAGCTCTGTACACCACAGCCTGTTTGAAGCCATGCTCAAAGAAGTGCCTCTGTCCAAGGGGTTTGACAACACAGTAGCAAA GTTGTTGCTAGAGGAGTACCTGTCTCAGAGCCAGCTCTCTGCGGAGGACATCACCATCCTCAACCAGCGGCTGCTGCCGTTCATACGGCTGTTTGAGTCCAA GTATGCTGGAGCTCTTGACGTGGTCCTAGAGAGTCATGTCAGTGGCATCAGCACCCAAGAGAAAAACCTCTTCCATCAGTTCATCTCTCTGACCATGAGCAGCGGCAAGTTCCAG atcCTGGGAGACTCTGACACATCTCTGCTGCTGAGTCTGAAGCACCCTCTGCCCTCCGTCAGAACCACGGCGGTGGACTACCTGACCACTGTCCTCACCtctggacag TTTCTCCAGCAGGGGGGGTTTGACCAGGTGTTCCTGAGCATGGCTCTGCTGGACAGGATGAAGGATGATGTCCCTGAGGTGGTGTCAGCTGCCCTCAAGGCTCTGGAG GCCTACAAAGATCGCATGGACCCAGATGAGACGGTTTCTAGTTTGCTTTCACTTCTCCAGAGAAAAGATTCCGCGGCTGGAAACTG GTGTCCAGTGTTACTGGAGGCTGTAAGGGTGCTGGACGACCCCAGGCTGTGGGAGAGGACCCCGGGCCTGGGGCTGCGGGCTTCCTGGGGCTTGATCCCCTACCTGGTGgtcacttcctccatccctgaCTCCCCTGAGATCCTGCTGGCCTCCTACGTCGCCCACTCCTCCCTGCTGGCCCAgcaccccctcacccagggcTGGTCACAAG TGCTGAAGGAGGTGATGAAGAGCTCTTCTCAGTCAGACATCATCGTACAGGCTAATCAGCATCTGATCTCAACTCTGACTAAGAACCTGGCCACCATGGACCACATCCCCAAACGCAACGCT ctggaGAGGATGGCAGAGTGTGTGCTGCAGCAGCGGCAGAGTGGCTCCAGCCGGAGGGAGACGACAGCCTTCCTGGTCCTGACCCAGGCTCTGCTGCTGGGCATGGGGGACCTGGGAGGGACCCAGCACCTCCACACGGCCCAGCAGGTCTACAACCTCCTGGAGCCCTCCCTCCTGGAGCTCACCCAGCAGGCCCAGGACCAG GCCGCTCAGGACCAGGGAGACACTGTCTTCTCCTTCTCGGAGGGTCTGAGGGATTATCTCCAGAGTGTGACAGGCCGCAGAGAGTACAGCCtgctgctggtctctctgctccGAGGCCTCATATCTTGCCTCAAGAGTCACGACACTTCTTTCAAAG gtgaGGTGTGGTGGAACCCTGAGAACCTGGACACCAACACCTGCTGCTACCTGCACCTGCTGTGCCGCTTCTTCAGCGTCATTGTCACCGGGGCAGCCCAGGGGCCCATGACAGCCAGCTTTAGAGGCCTGATGAAGTTGCTGGTTCAG GTCCACCTGAGTGATCCTCTAGAGCTCTTCAAGTTCTTGTCCCTGCTGTGGGGCTACAACACTAACCATGGAGACCAGCTGGACGTGAGGGTCAGTGCCATCCTCCAGACTCAGTCCCTGTATGTGGGAGGAGCCCTGCTCGCCCCTCAGCCTGGCACCACACGGGCACAGCTGGCGTCAGCCTCCTCTCCAG TGGCTCTGTCGTTGCTGGCCTGCCTGAGCTCACCGGTCAGGGAGGTGCGCAGGGCGTCCATCGCTGCCCTTCAGAGCCTGTCAGAGGGGGCCGGCTCCCCCTTTGAGCCAATCATGGCCAGGCTGCTTAAGAACACAGAGGAGATCATCGCTGACCCCTCGCACGTCAGCCAG GCCCTGGGTCTGCTCTGGGGTGAGTGTGTAGCACAGCCAGGCAAGGCTCAGCACAAGAGTGTGCTGGCCTCCATGGAGCAGCTGCTGAAGGGTCTCCAGGCCCCCAACTGCCCCTCGTACACCAGCACGACCCTGCTGCGGACCCTGGAGCAGGTCAACGGAGAg gctgTGCTCTCGGGTCTCCTGCCCATCCTGGAGCGGCTGCTGGAGCAGAGTGGCCCCGATCCCCCCATTCTCCTGAGGGGCGAGGCCCAGCTGATGCAGCTCACCCTGGGCAAGTACAACGAGGCGTCAGCCCCTTTGCTGGTACGGGACCAGGCCGCGCTGGATGTCTTCATCAGGGCCCTGGGGACCACCGCCCAGCCCCACCCGGACATCCCCAGCTTCCAGATCATAGCCCTAGAACAG ATCACCAAGCCCTTCTTCTCCGCCCTGGAGGACAGCAAGGTGCAGCAGAGGCTGCTGGGGGTGATGTTCGACCTTCTGGTGGAGAGCAGGAGTCCTGTCTGCTCCAACACCATCAGCAGCGTCTTCAAGGGG ATTGCTGTGGACGGGGAGCTGGTGGCCAACGAGCTGGTCCCAGCAGAGAAGCCCAAAGTCACTGTGAGTGTACAGCAGACGCGTAGGAGCCAGATGCTGCAGAG GAGGGTCCAGGACAGTGGGCAGGTCCCAGCAGAAGAAGGGACTGTGTCCTGGGCCAGGGCCACACTCATCCTGGAGCTGCTGCAACACAAGAAGAAGCTGAAGAGACCTCAGATGCTGGTGCCCGCTCTCTTCACCCTGCTCTCCAG GTGTCTGGAGACGTCCGCCACAGAGCAGGGCAACATGGAATACAGCAAGCAGCTGCTGCTCAGCTGTCTGCTCAACATCTGCCAGAAGCTCTCCCCCGATGGAGGACCAGTCAGCCcag ACGTGCTGGATGAGGACAAGTTCAACGTGGAGCTGGTGGTtcagtgtgtgcgagtgtccgACATGCCCCAGACACACCATCATGCCTTACTGCTGCTGGGCACTGTGGCTGGCATCTTCCCT GAGAAAGTCCTCCACAACATCATGCCCATCTTTACCTTCATGGGGGCCAACATCATGCGCCTGGACGATGCCTACAGCTTCCAGGTCATCAACAAGACTGTGCAGACGGTCATCCCTGCTCTCATCAAG tccCATGAGGAGGGCGAGGGGCGCTCCTCAGGTCACATGGAGGCAGTGGTGGCGAAGATCATGCATGTGTTCACCGACGCGCTGCCCCACGTGCCTGAACACCGCCGTCTGCCAATCCTGTCCCAGCTGGTCACCACCCTGGGCCCCGGCCGCTTCCTCTGGGTCCTGATGCTACTCATGTTCAAGCAGCACGCCACCCAGACAGccgtcaccaccaccaccgagaAG GATGCAGTTCTGGAGCGGGACGTGGAGTTCTGGAtctctgtgtgctgtgagtTTGAGGTGTCTGAGCAGCTCACCTCCCTCATCAGGGTCCTACAGTACCTCATGCTGCTGCCACGGGACAAGGAGGatg CCCCAGTGAAGCGTGCTACGCTCCGTCGAGGAGGTGCtaagaaaaaggaggaggaggagaaggcagaggagcTGATCTTCAGCGTGGAGACCCACAGCAGCAAGGATCTCAGACACTTCAAGTTCCTGTCAGTGTCCTTCATGGCTCAGCTGCTGGCCTCAGGCAGCTTCGTAGGGAAA GTTGCGGACCATGGTGACATCATGGAAGATTCTCTGCAGAAGCTGCAGCAGAG cctgctGGAGGAGATCCTGCTCTACATCCACACAGTGGCTCGCTGCGTGGAAGAGAATGCCGACAAACCAACAGCCAAGTTCTGGAGAGCCCTGCTCAACAAGGCCTACGATGTCCTGGACAAG GTGAATGCCCTGTTGCCGACGGATACGTTTATCACTGTGATGCGTGGGCTGATGGGTAACCAGCTGGCATCAGTAAGGAGGAAGGCCATGGAGCTGCTCAACAACAAGCTACAGCACAGGACTCAGTGGCAAgaggagcag gTGGCTGTGCTGCTGGAACTGACTGGTGACCTTCTGAGCATTGTGGGTAAGGGCCGCGGCAAGGagggggagcagcaggaggaggaggagcaagcCATCAACAGGCAGACCGCCCTCTACAGCCTCAAGCTGCTGTGCCGCAGTTTCGGTGCCGACCACCAGGAGGCGTTTGTGCCTGTGCTGATCCGGGCAGTGGAGATCTTGACCTCCCCTGAAGAAGAGAAGAACGTGATGGGCAGTGCCCTGCTGTGTGTCGCTGAGGTAGCCAGCACACTCAAGGCCCTTGCCATCCCACAACTCCCCAG ACTGATGCCTGCAGTGCTGCAAATCctggcagagaggaaggaggtgcTTTCTAATGAGATCTACCTGCTGAGTGCGGTCACAGCCCTGCAGCGCGTAGCAGAGACCCTCCCACATTTCATCAGCCCCTATCTGCAGGACACGGTACTACAG GTGTGCCGACTGACGAGGGTGGCAGAGAAGGCCGGCACCTCCCCCCAGCTCAGCCTCCGCCTGGCCTCTCTCAGGACCACCCTTGCCACCAAGGTGCCCCCCAGGGTCCTACTGCCCACCATCACCAAGTGCTACAGCAAGATGATGGAGTCTAAACAT AGCCATCTTGGTCCTCTCATGGGAATCTTGAAGGAGCACATTGTTCAGATGGAGAAGGATCAGCTCAACTCCCACCAAACAGAGCTCACTTCCTTCTTCCTGATTGCCCTGGACTTCCGAGCCCAACACGGTCAG GGTGACCTGGAGAAGACCCAGGAGATCGAGGGCTGTGTGATCGACTGTCTGCTGGCCATGGTCATGAAGCTGTCTGAGGTCACCTTCAGACCACTGTTTTTCAAG CTGTTTGATTGGAGTAAGACAGACTCCTCTGCTAAGGACCGTCTCCTGACCTTCTATCGGCTCTCTGACCGCATCGCTGACCGGCTCAAGGGCCTGTTTGTGCTGTTTGCTGGTCACCTGGTCAAGCCCTTCTGTGACCTGCTACGCCAGACCAACGTCAGCAAGACTG acgAGGCGTTGTTTGACTCGAAGGACGGCGTGGAGAAGTGTAGCCTCTTGCTGCAGTACCTGCTGGACTGTCTCCACAAGATCTTTCTGTACGACACCCAGCACTTCGTCAGCAAAGAGAGGGCGGAGGCTCTCATGACTCCGCTGGTCGACCAG cTGGAGAACACCTTGGGAGGAGAGCAGCTGCACCAGACACGCGTCACCAAACACTTGGTGCCCTGTGTGGCCCAGTTCTCCGTCGCCATGGGCGACGACACCCAGTGGAAGGCCCTTAACTACCAGATACTGCTGAAGACACGACACAGTTCATCCGAG GTGCGTTTCTCTGCCCTGCTGATGCTGCTGGAGCTGGCTGGCAAGCTGAGGGAGAACTACATGGTGCTCCTACCTGAGACTATCCCCTTCCTGGCCGAGCTCATGGAGG acgagtgtgaggaggtggagcacCAGGTCCAGAAGGTCATCCAGGAGATGGAGTCCATCTTGGGAGAGCCTCTCCAGAGCTACTTCTAA